Proteins from one Amycolatopsis benzoatilytica AK 16/65 genomic window:
- a CDS encoding aminotransferase class III-fold pyridoxal phosphate-dependent enzyme, with the protein MTTAPALALGQQETALRDRARRVIPGGMYGHMNVSAFSAVHPQFMVSGEGVRLTDADGREYLDLMCGWGPVVLGYRHPGVTAAIVEQLERGDCLDGTSPVAVDYAELLVDTVPSADWAMFCKNGTDATTICVTTARAATGKRKLLVANGAYHGAAPWCSLRGEGVTKEDQAHLIHYEYNDLASAERAAAEAGDDLAAVVVCPMRHDIKRDQELVDPAFARGLRAIADRTGAALILDDVRCGHRLDLRGSWEPLGVRPDLTAWSKALANGQALGAVTGIDSLRDGAKTIYVTGSFWYAAVPLAAGLATLRELRKGQAIPDMLRTGTRLREGLAAQAAAHGYSVRQSGPVQMPVLYFDGDDDLSLGTAWAEAAVRRGVYLHPWHNWFLSAAHTDADIDTILERTDEAFEDIRRARR; encoded by the coding sequence ATGACCACCGCACCGGCTCTGGCCCTCGGCCAGCAGGAAACCGCCCTCCGAGACCGCGCCCGCCGGGTCATCCCCGGCGGCATGTACGGACACATGAACGTCTCGGCCTTCAGCGCCGTGCACCCGCAGTTCATGGTCTCGGGCGAGGGCGTCCGGCTCACCGACGCCGACGGCCGCGAGTACCTGGACCTCATGTGCGGGTGGGGCCCGGTCGTGCTCGGGTACCGGCACCCCGGCGTCACCGCGGCGATCGTCGAGCAGCTCGAGCGCGGCGACTGCCTCGACGGAACCAGCCCGGTCGCGGTCGATTACGCCGAGCTGCTCGTGGACACCGTCCCGTCGGCGGACTGGGCGATGTTCTGCAAGAACGGCACCGACGCCACCACCATCTGCGTCACGACCGCCCGCGCGGCTACCGGCAAGCGGAAGCTCCTGGTCGCCAACGGCGCCTACCACGGCGCGGCGCCCTGGTGCTCGCTGCGCGGCGAGGGGGTGACCAAAGAGGACCAAGCCCACCTGATCCACTACGAGTACAACGACCTCGCATCCGCCGAGCGCGCCGCGGCCGAAGCGGGCGACGACCTCGCCGCCGTCGTCGTCTGCCCGATGCGCCACGACATCAAGCGCGACCAGGAGCTCGTCGACCCCGCCTTCGCCCGCGGGCTGCGCGCCATCGCCGACCGCACCGGCGCCGCCCTGATCCTGGACGACGTGCGCTGCGGGCACCGTCTCGATCTGCGCGGCAGCTGGGAACCCCTCGGCGTCCGCCCCGACCTGACCGCCTGGTCGAAGGCGCTGGCCAACGGACAGGCGCTCGGCGCCGTCACCGGCATCGACTCGCTGCGCGACGGCGCGAAGACGATCTACGTCACCGGGTCGTTCTGGTACGCGGCCGTGCCGCTCGCCGCCGGCCTCGCCACCCTGCGGGAGCTGCGCAAGGGCCAGGCGATCCCTGACATGCTCCGCACGGGCACGCGGCTCCGGGAGGGCCTGGCTGCCCAGGCCGCGGCCCACGGGTACTCGGTCCGTCAATCCGGTCCCGTGCAGATGCCCGTTCTCTACTTCGACGGCGACGACGACCTCAGCCTGGGCACCGCCTGGGCCGAGGCTGCCGTCCGGCGCGGGGTGTACCTGCACCCGTGGCACAACTGGTTCCTGTCGGCGGCTCACACCGATGCCGACATCGACACCATCCTCGAGCGCACAGACGAGGCGTTCGAGGACATCCGCCGCGCCAGGCGGTGA
- a CDS encoding transketolase family protein, whose protein sequence is MTTQAQDQSEIFNGTASVGFKDKRSADGSDTRAIPAFVFGEELADLAETDPRIVVLTADLGRSNRALDFAARHPGRFFNAGIAEKNMVTVSAGLAACGYLPFAATFGSFASLLCAEQIRTDCAYPNLPVRIVGHHSGMSMGFYGTSHHSLEDIAMMRSIAGLAVVSATDANHLRALLRLSVGHAGAMYLRLGRGRDPEVYATVPDLVLGQAHTLRDGSDLTIIATGSETRPALDAAALLAAQGISARVVDMWTISPLDREAVRVAAAETGAILTVEEANVTGGLGSAVAEVLADDGLRVPLRRHGVPDEHVPVGPPAALYAHYRLDAPGIAAVAQELLKGNPA, encoded by the coding sequence GTGACCACGCAAGCGCAGGACCAGTCCGAAATCTTCAACGGCACCGCCAGCGTCGGGTTCAAGGACAAGCGCTCGGCCGACGGCTCCGACACCCGGGCGATCCCGGCGTTCGTCTTCGGCGAGGAGCTCGCCGACCTCGCCGAGACCGACCCGCGGATCGTCGTGCTCACCGCCGACCTCGGCCGGTCCAACCGGGCGCTGGACTTCGCGGCCCGGCACCCCGGCCGGTTCTTCAACGCCGGTATCGCCGAGAAGAACATGGTCACGGTCTCGGCCGGCCTCGCCGCTTGCGGGTACCTGCCGTTCGCGGCGACGTTCGGTTCGTTCGCGTCCCTGCTGTGCGCCGAGCAGATTCGCACGGACTGCGCGTACCCGAATCTGCCGGTGCGGATCGTCGGGCATCACTCCGGCATGTCGATGGGCTTCTACGGCACCAGCCACCACAGCCTCGAAGACATCGCGATGATGCGGTCGATCGCCGGCCTCGCCGTCGTGTCCGCCACCGACGCGAACCACCTGCGCGCGCTGCTGCGGCTGTCGGTCGGCCACGCCGGCGCGATGTACCTGCGGCTGGGCCGCGGCCGGGACCCGGAGGTCTACGCCACTGTGCCGGACCTCGTGCTCGGCCAGGCCCACACCCTGCGCGACGGATCCGACCTGACGATCATCGCCACCGGATCCGAAACCCGGCCCGCTCTGGACGCGGCCGCGTTGCTTGCGGCGCAAGGCATCTCGGCACGGGTCGTCGACATGTGGACGATCTCGCCGCTCGACCGCGAGGCGGTGCGCGTCGCCGCCGCCGAGACCGGCGCGATCCTCACGGTCGAGGAGGCCAACGTCACCGGCGGCCTCGGCAGCGCGGTCGCCGAGGTCCTCGCCGACGACGGCCTGCGAGTCCCGCTGCGCCGCCACGGCGTGCCGGACGAGCACGTGCCGGTCGGGCCGCCCGCAGCGCTCTACGCCCACTACCGGCTCGACGCGCCCGGCATCGCCGCGGTCGCCCAGGAACTGCTGAAGGGGAACCCCGCATGA
- a CDS encoding transketolase produces MNTTIGDRTVPLQAAPTEQLERLADRARFVRTETVRLTRIAGAGHYSAVFSCAELFSVLYYHQLRLDPSRPDWAERDRFVLSKGHAAIGLYPVLADLGYFDPAELATYTRLGSAFGDHPDMKRIPGVDFSSGSLGHGLSISVGMALAGRLSSSDYRTYCMLGDGELAEGQVWEAAMSASHYGLGNLVAIVDANQLGIDGFVRDIMAAEPIEERFAAFGWQTHRVDGHDLSALLDVFAALPEPGQRRPQAIIADTIKGKGVKRMELSPDWHVGNLVGADYDDVMAELHPEERQ; encoded by the coding sequence GTGAACACCACGATCGGAGACCGCACAGTGCCTCTGCAGGCTGCCCCCACCGAGCAGCTCGAACGGCTCGCCGACCGCGCGCGGTTCGTGCGCACCGAAACCGTCCGGCTCACCCGCATCGCCGGCGCCGGCCACTACAGCGCGGTGTTCTCCTGCGCCGAGCTGTTCAGCGTCCTCTACTACCACCAGCTCCGCCTCGACCCGTCCCGCCCGGACTGGGCCGAGCGCGACCGGTTCGTGCTCAGCAAGGGCCACGCCGCCATCGGCCTCTACCCGGTGCTCGCCGACCTCGGCTATTTCGACCCGGCCGAACTCGCCACCTACACGCGTCTCGGCAGCGCGTTCGGCGACCACCCGGACATGAAGCGGATCCCCGGCGTCGACTTCTCCTCCGGCTCCCTCGGCCACGGACTGTCCATTTCGGTCGGCATGGCGCTGGCCGGGCGGCTGTCCTCTTCGGACTATCGCACCTACTGCATGCTCGGCGACGGCGAGCTCGCCGAGGGGCAGGTGTGGGAGGCCGCGATGTCCGCGAGTCACTACGGCCTCGGCAACCTCGTGGCCATCGTCGACGCGAACCAGCTCGGGATCGACGGGTTCGTCCGCGACATCATGGCGGCCGAGCCCATCGAGGAGCGGTTCGCCGCCTTCGGCTGGCAGACCCACCGCGTCGACGGCCACGACCTGTCCGCGCTGCTGGACGTGTTCGCCGCGCTGCCCGAGCCGGGACAGCGCCGTCCGCAGGCGATCATCGCCGACACGATCAAGGGCAAGGGCGTCAAGCGGATGGAGCTCAGCCCGGACTGGCACGTCGGCAACCTCGTCGGCGCCGACTACGACGACGTCATGGCCGAGCTGCACCCCGAGGAGCGCCAGTGA
- a CDS encoding N,N-dimethylformamidase beta subunit family domain-containing protein, with product MKLVGYADRLSVRAGEDVTFHLSSEHGEVRPEIVRLRRPGSPRHQSRLAEETVAADLPDLLTGRPQATTSGSYVAAAVGRSLDELGLALWFQPTLPGDDHRPLAALGDVVLEVSGSGLRLRRGSHVIVELTVAVEERVWAFVSATVDRIGTARLALHRPGREIRAATVQTGPVHLDAPVLLLGSDGKRAGGLGRTFNGKVARPVVAATAWPESTTVALAAGADPLRLLSAATSVLDLGADPAGAWVPDLGELTSGAEVRHLPGRGVPGPFWTGAEADFRNAPAEFDALHLHEDDLADAGWEPDLTWTVPASLPTGVYALKVAAGDDIDRIPFVVTPAEHRAPVLVVLPTWTYLAYANWRTYAEYEEVRVGIYGERREPDQRDRWLAGHPEFGRSLYDVHTDGSGVFHSTWRRPIVNLRPDYFTPSTRGFRHFAQDLQLLAWLDDRGEDYAVVTDDEVEREGAALLGRYRVVLTGSHPEYCSAGMLDSYLAYTRTGGRLMYLGGNGFYQITARHPGHPDSVEIRRGHAGVATWVSDPGEEHLSATGERGGLWRMRGRAPNVLAGVGFTAQGHDRASGYRRSEASTDPAVSWVFDGVKAGAGEPFGDEGPGLGGAAGDELDRADRTLGTPPEAVVLASSEGHSEKIVLVPEEIDHGYAPPPSGVHPKVRADIVLFGREGGGAVFSVGSIAWSTAMTHNGGDNDTSRVTANVLDRFRDSAGPILGPGA from the coding sequence GTGAAGCTCGTCGGATACGCCGACCGGCTGTCCGTCCGTGCCGGTGAAGACGTGACCTTCCATCTGAGCTCGGAGCACGGCGAGGTCCGCCCGGAGATCGTCCGCCTGCGTCGTCCCGGTTCCCCTCGCCACCAGTCCCGGCTGGCCGAGGAGACAGTGGCCGCGGATCTGCCGGACTTGCTGACCGGCCGCCCGCAGGCGACCACGTCGGGCTCGTACGTCGCGGCTGCGGTCGGCCGATCCCTGGACGAGCTCGGCTTGGCGTTGTGGTTCCAGCCGACTCTGCCGGGCGACGATCACCGGCCGCTGGCCGCCCTGGGCGACGTCGTCCTGGAAGTGTCCGGCAGCGGGCTGCGGTTGCGCCGCGGCAGCCACGTCATCGTCGAATTGACCGTTGCGGTCGAAGAGCGCGTCTGGGCGTTCGTGAGCGCGACCGTCGACCGCATCGGTACGGCGCGGCTGGCTCTGCACCGGCCGGGGCGGGAAATCCGGGCGGCCACCGTGCAGACCGGACCGGTACATCTCGACGCCCCGGTGCTCCTGCTGGGCAGCGACGGCAAGCGCGCCGGCGGCCTCGGGCGCACGTTCAACGGCAAGGTGGCCCGGCCAGTGGTGGCCGCGACCGCGTGGCCGGAAAGCACGACGGTGGCACTCGCGGCCGGCGCCGACCCGCTCCGACTGCTCAGCGCGGCGACCAGCGTGCTCGACCTCGGCGCGGACCCCGCGGGCGCCTGGGTCCCCGACCTCGGCGAGCTCACCTCCGGTGCGGAGGTCCGGCACCTGCCCGGCCGTGGCGTGCCCGGTCCCTTCTGGACCGGCGCGGAAGCGGACTTCCGCAACGCACCGGCCGAGTTCGACGCCCTGCACCTGCATGAAGACGATCTCGCCGACGCCGGGTGGGAACCGGACCTGACGTGGACCGTCCCGGCTTCGCTGCCGACCGGCGTCTACGCCCTCAAGGTCGCCGCCGGCGACGACATCGACCGCATTCCGTTCGTGGTCACGCCGGCCGAGCACCGGGCTCCCGTCCTCGTCGTGCTGCCGACGTGGACCTACCTCGCGTACGCGAATTGGCGCACCTACGCGGAGTACGAAGAGGTGCGCGTCGGCATCTACGGCGAACGGCGCGAGCCCGACCAGCGTGACCGGTGGCTGGCCGGCCATCCCGAGTTCGGGCGCTCGCTTTACGACGTCCACACCGACGGCAGCGGTGTGTTCCACTCGACCTGGCGGCGGCCGATCGTCAATCTCCGGCCCGACTATTTCACGCCCTCCACCCGAGGGTTCCGGCACTTCGCACAGGATCTGCAGCTGCTGGCCTGGCTGGACGATCGCGGCGAGGACTACGCCGTCGTGACCGACGACGAGGTCGAACGCGAGGGCGCCGCGCTGCTCGGCCGGTACCGGGTGGTGCTGACCGGATCCCACCCCGAGTACTGCTCCGCCGGGATGCTCGATTCCTACCTCGCGTACACCCGCACCGGCGGCCGGCTGATGTACTTGGGCGGCAACGGCTTCTACCAGATCACCGCGCGCCACCCCGGCCATCCGGACTCGGTCGAGATCCGTCGCGGCCACGCGGGCGTCGCCACCTGGGTGTCCGACCCGGGGGAGGAGCACCTGTCCGCGACCGGGGAGCGCGGCGGGCTGTGGCGGATGCGGGGCCGGGCACCGAACGTTCTCGCCGGGGTCGGCTTCACCGCACAAGGACACGACCGGGCCAGCGGCTACCGGCGCTCGGAAGCGAGCACCGACCCGGCCGTGTCGTGGGTGTTCGACGGCGTCAAGGCAGGCGCAGGCGAGCCTTTCGGCGACGAGGGGCCTGGACTCGGCGGTGCCGCCGGCGACGAGCTCGACCGGGCCGACCGCACGCTCGGCACGCCGCCCGAGGCGGTCGTGCTCGCGTCCTCGGAGGGCCACTCGGAGAAGATCGTCCTGGTACCCGAAGAGATCGACCACGGCTACGCCCCGCCGCCGTCCGGCGTCCATCCGAAGGTCCGGGCCGACATCGTCCTCTTCGGACGGGAAGGCGGCGGCGCCGTCTTCTCCGTCGGCTCGATCGCCTGGTCCACCGCGATGACCCACAACGGCGGCGACAACGACACCTCCCGCGTCACCGCGAACGTCCTGGACCGCTTCCGCGACAGCGCCGGCCCCATCCTGGGCCCCGGCGCGTGA
- a CDS encoding class II aldolase/adducin family protein translates to MNPGLEPARQQVAEAGRRLVADGLVIGTAGNVSVRFGDLVAISPSGIPYHRVNADDVCIVDLSGAPLPGLDTPPPSSETPMHLAIYAHTGAGSVVHHHGLASATVSAVVDELPPLHYYALQLGGPTRVAEYATFGTEELANSVNAALEDRTAALMQNHGAVAYGDTLDSAYHRAQLLEWLASLHIQAHSLGKPRVLTPVELEDVTRRKNERAPR, encoded by the coding sequence GTGAACCCCGGCCTCGAACCGGCCCGCCAGCAGGTCGCCGAAGCCGGGCGCCGCCTGGTCGCCGACGGACTCGTCATCGGAACCGCGGGCAACGTCAGCGTTCGCTTCGGCGACCTGGTCGCCATTTCCCCTTCGGGCATCCCCTACCACCGGGTGAACGCGGACGACGTGTGCATAGTCGACCTGAGCGGCGCCCCGCTTCCTGGCCTGGACACCCCGCCGCCCTCGTCCGAGACGCCGATGCACCTGGCCATCTACGCGCATACCGGGGCCGGCTCGGTCGTGCACCATCACGGGCTGGCCAGCGCGACGGTGTCCGCCGTGGTCGACGAACTGCCCCCGCTGCACTACTACGCGCTGCAGCTCGGCGGCCCCACTCGCGTCGCCGAGTACGCCACGTTCGGCACTGAGGAGCTGGCGAACTCAGTCAACGCCGCGCTCGAAGACCGCACCGCGGCGCTGATGCAGAACCACGGCGCGGTGGCCTACGGAGACACCCTCGACAGCGCCTATCACCGGGCCCAGCTGCTCGAGTGGCTGGCCTCCCTGCACATCCAGGCGCACAGCCTCGGCAAGCCGCGAGTCCTCACCCCGGTCGAGCTCGAGGACGTCACCCGCCGCAAGAACGAAAGGGCGCCGCGATGA
- a CDS encoding carbohydrate kinase family protein, translated as MTPKVVCLGAHIFDVLGRPVSAIPPGQGRLALDEIKVTAAGTAGGTAVDLAKLGAEVTSMGAIGDDTAGRVVRMLIEEHGVTDRLAVKPGRTTPSSILPIRPNGERPSLHAAGAMDALTADDVDWDLVAAADVLHIGGPDALGDFTTSVLPGLLQFAREHDTITTMDLLRTTTAPDLFDLLKPAWQHTQYLLPNDDQLRALAGTGDLRRGAELIRAQGVDVVVATRGGDGSLVVGDRLAEEVPAFSVPVVDTTGCGDAYSAGFIIGLCRDWDLLSAARLGTASSALVAQGLGSDAGIVDLDGTLRFWFERSAEVGGAAPAGSATASGT; from the coding sequence ATGACCCCCAAGGTCGTGTGCCTGGGAGCGCATATCTTCGACGTGCTCGGCCGGCCGGTCTCGGCGATCCCGCCCGGGCAGGGCCGGCTCGCCCTCGACGAAATCAAGGTGACCGCGGCGGGCACCGCCGGGGGCACCGCGGTCGACCTGGCGAAGCTGGGCGCCGAAGTCACCAGCATGGGCGCCATCGGCGACGACACCGCCGGCCGGGTCGTCCGGATGCTGATCGAGGAGCACGGCGTCACCGACCGGCTGGCGGTCAAACCCGGCCGGACGACCCCGTCGTCGATCCTGCCGATCAGGCCGAACGGCGAACGGCCGTCCCTGCACGCCGCCGGCGCGATGGACGCGCTTACCGCCGACGACGTCGACTGGGACCTCGTCGCCGCGGCCGATGTCCTGCACATCGGGGGCCCGGACGCACTCGGAGACTTCACGACGTCGGTCCTGCCCGGGCTGCTCCAATTCGCCCGCGAACACGACACGATCACCACGATGGACCTGCTCCGGACCACGACCGCGCCGGATCTCTTCGACCTCCTCAAGCCGGCCTGGCAGCACACGCAGTACCTGCTGCCCAACGACGACCAGCTCCGCGCCCTCGCCGGCACCGGCGACCTGCGCCGCGGCGCCGAGCTGATCCGCGCCCAGGGAGTCGACGTCGTCGTGGCGACCCGCGGCGGAGACGGCTCGCTCGTGGTCGGCGACCGGCTCGCCGAAGAGGTACCCGCCTTCTCGGTCCCGGTGGTGGACACCACCGGCTGCGGGGACGCGTACTCCGCGGGCTTCATCATCGGTTTGTGTCGCGACTGGGACCTGCTGTCCGCGGCCCGGCTCGGCACCGCGTCCTCGGCTTTGGTCGCTCAGGGACTGGGCTCCGACGCCGGGATCGTGGACCTGGACGGCACGTTACGCTTCTGGTTTGAACGGTCCGCCGAGGTGGGCGGCGCGGCCCCGGCCGGGTCGGCGACAGCTTCCGGCACGTGA
- a CDS encoding IclR family transcriptional regulator, with amino-acid sequence MVGRDEIENNEKAGAGPVRVLVKAMAVLELLAEATDEMPLGDIAARLDMNKSTCHRILTTLAAGDFVERPSAGSYRLGVGAFRIGSAMARRMSIRDRALPAMRDVFRKTGETIFLTVLRGDEGLCLERLDGRYAATHTLRVGGTLPLHLGAGPRLLLANLPDDQLDAYLNGPFQRRIGSQPTEAQVREQIEQIRADDYSVSRDDVEEGVTALSVPVRDHLGKVVAALSISGLSSHLPETERPIQLRYLKEAAAEVSHAMGYRETLPERSAI; translated from the coding sequence GTGGTCGGCCGTGACGAGATCGAGAACAACGAGAAGGCTGGCGCCGGCCCGGTCCGCGTGCTGGTCAAAGCGATGGCCGTGCTCGAGCTGCTCGCCGAAGCCACCGACGAGATGCCCCTTGGCGACATCGCGGCCCGGCTCGACATGAACAAGAGCACCTGCCATCGCATCCTGACCACGCTGGCCGCGGGCGACTTCGTCGAACGGCCGTCGGCGGGCTCGTACCGGCTGGGAGTCGGTGCGTTCCGGATCGGCAGCGCGATGGCCCGGCGGATGAGCATCCGCGACCGGGCGCTGCCCGCGATGCGCGACGTCTTCCGCAAGACCGGAGAGACGATCTTCCTGACCGTGCTGCGCGGGGACGAGGGTCTCTGCCTCGAACGTCTCGACGGCCGCTATGCGGCCACCCACACCTTGCGCGTCGGCGGGACGTTGCCGCTGCATTTGGGCGCCGGCCCGCGGCTGCTGCTCGCGAATCTGCCCGACGACCAGCTGGACGCCTACCTGAACGGGCCGTTCCAGCGGCGCATCGGCAGTCAGCCGACCGAAGCTCAGGTGCGGGAACAGATCGAGCAGATCCGGGCGGACGACTACTCGGTCAGCCGGGACGACGTCGAGGAGGGCGTCACCGCGCTCAGCGTTCCGGTGCGCGACCATCTCGGCAAGGTGGTCGCGGCGCTGAGCATCAGCGGCCTGTCCTCCCACCTGCCCGAGACCGAACGGCCGATCCAGCTCCGCTATCTCAAGGAGGCCGCGGCGGAGGTCTCGCACGCGATGGGCTACCGCGAGACGCTGCCCGAGCGCTCCGCGATCTGA
- a CDS encoding cytochrome P450 — MNLADPRTFESDLTEFWRSTRAHNPVYRHEPHGFWVVSRHADVLAVYRDAARYTSERGNVLVTLLAGGDSAAGRMLAVTDGPRHRELRQILQRAFTPDALERLTRRVRRTTRILVVDAVSRGDCDFAADIAGRIPITTVGHLLGVPDPDHDFLLTRTKRALSSDDRDSDELESSLARNEILAYFTDLLAQRRTTPADDVLSALAATGLSTEEIVLNCYSLIIGGDETSRLSMIEAVRALAAHPSQWHLLRNGEATLPAATDEVLRWSTPAMHFGRTAVADTEIAGHAIVAGDIVTLWHSSANRDEAVFADPDRFDLRRSPNKHLAFGYGPHYCVGAQLARIEIAELLSALRQYATGFEIVGEPSRIHSNFLTGYSTLPVRFVPDTAELY, encoded by the coding sequence ATGAACCTGGCCGACCCGCGCACCTTCGAGTCCGACCTCACCGAGTTCTGGCGCTCCACCCGCGCGCACAACCCCGTCTACCGCCACGAACCGCACGGCTTCTGGGTCGTGTCCCGGCACGCGGACGTCCTCGCCGTCTACCGCGACGCCGCCCGCTACACCTCCGAACGCGGCAACGTCCTGGTCACCCTGCTGGCCGGGGGAGACTCGGCGGCCGGCCGCATGCTCGCTGTCACCGACGGCCCGCGGCACCGCGAACTCCGGCAAATCCTGCAACGCGCCTTCACCCCGGACGCCCTGGAGCGCCTCACCCGCCGGGTCCGCCGCACCACCCGCATCCTGGTCGTCGACGCGGTATCCCGCGGCGACTGCGACTTCGCCGCCGACATCGCCGGCCGGATCCCCATCACCACCGTCGGGCACCTGCTGGGCGTCCCCGACCCTGACCACGATTTCCTGCTGACCCGAACGAAACGCGCCCTCAGCTCCGACGACCGCGACTCCGACGAGCTGGAATCGTCCCTGGCCCGCAACGAGATCCTGGCCTACTTCACCGATCTGCTGGCGCAGCGGCGCACCACCCCGGCCGACGACGTCCTCAGTGCGCTGGCCGCCACCGGACTGTCCACCGAAGAAATCGTCCTGAACTGCTACAGCCTGATCATCGGCGGCGACGAGACCAGCCGCCTGTCCATGATCGAGGCCGTTCGAGCCCTCGCCGCACACCCGTCGCAATGGCACCTGCTGCGCAACGGGGAAGCCACGCTGCCCGCCGCGACCGACGAGGTTCTGCGCTGGTCGACGCCCGCGATGCACTTCGGCCGCACCGCCGTCGCCGACACCGAAATAGCCGGCCACGCCATCGTCGCCGGCGACATCGTCACCCTGTGGCACAGTTCCGCGAACCGCGACGAAGCCGTCTTCGCCGACCCGGACCGCTTCGACCTCCGCCGCAGTCCGAACAAACACCTCGCCTTCGGTTACGGCCCGCACTACTGCGTCGGGGCCCAGTTGGCGCGGATCGAGATCGCCGAGCTGCTGTCCGCGCTCCGCCAGTACGCCACCGGATTCGAAATCGTCGGCGAACCGAGCCGCATCCACTCCAATTTCCTGACCGGCTACAGCACGCTGCCGGTGCGGTTCGTTCCGGACACTGCCGAGCTCTACTGA